In a genomic window of Thiosocius teredinicola:
- a CDS encoding segregation and condensation protein A codes for MSDESRKEREILVVMRKVLAQIIKDTTPPSRAMKHPLSDQTIQDVRHCLGLISLRERELADAAGVAQERPYFTDEPAPADVVPISRIGKAPKKDDS; via the coding sequence ATGAGCGATGAGAGCCGCAAAGAACGAGAAATCCTGGTGGTGATGCGCAAGGTATTGGCGCAGATCATCAAGGACACGACCCCGCCCAGCCGGGCGATGAAACATCCCCTGTCAGACCAGACCATCCAGGACGTGCGGCATTGTCTCGGCCTGATCTCGTTGCGTGAGCGCGAGCTGGCCGATGCGGCAGGCGTTGCCCAGGAGCGTCCTTACTTCACCGACGAACCGGCGCCGGCCGACGTGGTGCCGATCAGCCGGATCGGCAAGGCGCCGAAGAAAGACGACAGCTGA
- the rpoS gene encoding RNA polymerase sigma factor RpoS encodes MPAKREEADVEVDDDIENLEEDLEVDGDDEVKAESSNDDNDDNDDSEKKYAAGEVPDSQLDATRLYLNEIGFSKLLTAEEEVYYARLAQKGDASARRRMIECNLRLVVKIARRYMNRGLALLDLIEEGNLGLIRAVEKFDPERGFRFSTYATWWIRQTIERAIMNQTRTIRLPIHVVKEINVYLRAARQLTQTLDHEPTAEEIADLLDRPIDEVKRMLGLNERVTSVDTPYGKDADKPLLDTIADESATDPTEHIQADDISGHLDAWLAKLNDKQREVVERRFGLHGYENSTLEQVANELGVTRERVRQIQMDALKRLRGILEQEGFSIETIFK; translated from the coding sequence ATGCCCGCTAAGCGCGAGGAAGCCGACGTAGAGGTCGATGACGATATCGAAAATCTCGAAGAAGATTTGGAAGTTGACGGCGACGACGAGGTAAAAGCCGAATCGTCGAATGACGACAACGACGATAACGACGACAGCGAAAAGAAGTACGCTGCCGGCGAGGTGCCCGATAGCCAGTTGGATGCAACGCGTTTGTATCTCAACGAAATCGGTTTTTCCAAACTGCTGACCGCCGAAGAAGAGGTGTACTACGCGCGATTGGCGCAAAAGGGTGACGCCTCGGCACGCCGTCGCATGATCGAATGCAATCTGCGCCTGGTGGTGAAGATTGCGCGGCGTTACATGAACCGTGGGCTGGCATTGCTCGACCTGATCGAGGAAGGCAATCTCGGGCTGATTCGTGCGGTTGAAAAGTTCGACCCTGAACGCGGTTTCCGTTTCTCGACCTACGCGACCTGGTGGATTCGCCAGACGATCGAGCGCGCGATCATGAACCAGACGCGCACGATCCGCCTGCCGATTCACGTGGTCAAAGAGATCAACGTCTACCTGCGTGCGGCGCGTCAACTTACGCAAACCCTCGACCACGAACCGACCGCCGAGGAGATCGCCGATCTGCTCGACCGTCCGATCGACGAGGTCAAACGCATGCTCGGCCTGAACGAACGCGTGACCTCGGTCGACACGCCCTACGGCAAAGACGCCGACAAGCCGCTGCTCGATACGATCGCCGACGAAAGCGCGACCGATCCCACCGAGCACATCCAGGCGGATGATATCTCCGGTCACCTCGATGCCTGGCTGGCCAAGCTGAATGATAAGCAGCGCGAGGTCGTCGAGCGGCGTTTCGGATTGCATGGCTACGAGAACTCGACGCTCGAACAGGTGGCCAACGAACTCGGCGTCACGCGTGAACGCGTGCGCCAGATCCAGATGGATGCGCTCAAACGCTTGCGCGGTATCCTCGAGCAGGAAGGCTTCTCGATCGAGACCATCTTCAAGTAG
- a CDS encoding peptidoglycan DD-metalloendopeptidase family protein, which produces MQRGDTLYGIAWQKGIDYRLVAAWNGIRPPYRIYPGQTLRLSAPTTRRASSATSHRSSTQTRALPATRPPTRSTATPLPKTKPRTSAKTSPPKKSTPPVAKPTSTKSGPTYLAWAWPVRGKIVSQFNASDPSRRGIKIGGRIGNTIQAAEGGRVVYSGSGLIGYGRLIIIKHNDKYLSAYGHNRKILVKEGDQVTKGQKIAEMGTANNGDALLHFEIRRDGKPVDPKGLLPRL; this is translated from the coding sequence GTGCAACGCGGCGACACCCTCTACGGTATAGCCTGGCAGAAGGGCATCGATTACCGCCTGGTCGCTGCATGGAACGGTATTCGCCCGCCTTACCGCATCTACCCCGGGCAAACCCTAAGATTGTCGGCACCCACGACGCGCCGTGCATCGTCGGCCACCTCGCATCGCTCATCGACGCAGACGCGCGCGCTGCCGGCTACGCGCCCACCGACGCGATCGACGGCCACGCCGCTGCCGAAAACGAAGCCGCGCACCTCGGCCAAAACTTCTCCGCCGAAGAAATCTACACCGCCCGTGGCAAAACCCACATCGACCAAAAGTGGTCCGACGTACCTTGCATGGGCATGGCCCGTGAGAGGAAAAATCGTATCGCAGTTCAATGCCTCTGATCCGTCGCGTCGCGGCATCAAGATCGGCGGTCGGATTGGGAACACGATTCAAGCCGCCGAAGGGGGACGCGTGGTCTACAGCGGTAGTGGACTGATCGGCTATGGGCGGCTTATTATCATCAAACATAATGATAAATATCTGAGTGCCTACGGACACAACAGAAAGATCCTGGTCAAGGAAGGCGACCAGGTCACCAAAGGACAGAAGATTGCAGAGATGGGTACCGCGAATAACGGCGACGCACTACTGCATTTTGAAATCAGACGTGACGGTAAACCGGTCGATCCGAAAGGGTTGTTGCCCAGACTGTAA
- a CDS encoding YqaA family protein has translation MKIFSSLYAKAMVWARHPHAPWYLGGLSFAESSFFPIPPDVMLAPMSLAQPKRAVWFATLATLTSVAGGIFGYLIGMFAFELVQSLLTEGRYAEPFALAKQWFEEWGFVAIFAAGFSPIPYKVFTITAGVLSMAFLPFVLASFIGRGMRFYLVSLLMAWGGESMEAKLHRWVDWLGWLTVAAIVIIVLVYRY, from the coding sequence GTGAAAATCTTTTCGTCGTTGTACGCCAAGGCGATGGTCTGGGCGCGCCATCCGCATGCGCCGTGGTATCTCGGTGGCCTGAGTTTCGCCGAATCGTCATTCTTTCCGATTCCGCCCGACGTGATGCTGGCGCCGATGAGTCTGGCGCAACCCAAGCGCGCCGTGTGGTTTGCCACGCTGGCCACGCTCACCTCGGTCGCCGGCGGTATCTTCGGTTACCTGATCGGCATGTTTGCCTTCGAGTTGGTGCAGTCGCTGCTGACGGAAGGCCGTTACGCCGAACCTTTCGCATTGGCCAAGCAGTGGTTCGAAGAGTGGGGCTTTGTCGCCATCTTTGCCGCCGGCTTTTCACCGATTCCGTACAAGGTCTTTACGATCACCGCCGGTGTGCTCAGCATGGCGTTTCTGCCGTTCGTGCTGGCATCGTTCATCGGACGCGGTATGCGCTTTTATCTGGTGTCGTTGCTGATGGCCTGGGGCGGTGAGTCGATGGAAGCGAAACTGCACCGTTGGGTCGACTGGCTGGGTTGGTTGACGGTCGCCGCCATCGTCATCATAGTGCTGGTGTATCGTTATTAA
- a CDS encoding protein-L-isoaspartate(D-aspartate) O-methyltransferase, translated as MTPLNQGIGMTSQRTRERLIQRLRDEGVRDTRVLDSMRNTPRHMFVDEALASRAYEDTALPIGNGQTISQPYIVARMTEALIAEGPLENILEVGTGSGYQTAVLAPLVRRVYTVERIKVLLDQARRRFQALKIRNIVTKHTDGGMGLPEYAPFDGIIVTAAPEGIPLALVEQLRPGGRMVLPIGLRDQQALVRVHRTDDGYEHEMLERVSFVPLLGGVI; from the coding sequence ATGACGCCGCTGAATCAAGGCATCGGCATGACTTCGCAACGCACGCGCGAGCGTCTGATTCAGCGTCTGCGCGACGAGGGTGTGCGCGATACGCGTGTGCTCGACAGCATGCGCAACACGCCGCGTCACATGTTCGTCGACGAAGCGCTGGCCAGTCGTGCCTACGAAGACACGGCGCTGCCGATCGGCAACGGCCAGACAATCTCGCAACCCTACATCGTCGCGCGTATGACCGAGGCGCTGATCGCCGAAGGACCGCTGGAAAACATTCTCGAAGTGGGCACCGGGTCCGGATATCAGACTGCCGTGTTGGCACCCTTGGTGCGCCGCGTCTACACCGTCGAGCGCATCAAGGTACTGCTCGATCAGGCGCGGCGGCGTTTTCAGGCACTGAAGATTCGTAACATCGTGACCAAACACACCGACGGCGGAATGGGGCTGCCCGAGTACGCGCCGTTCGACGGCATTATCGTGACCGCAGCACCGGAAGGGATACCGCTCGCCTTGGTCGAACAGCTGCGTCCCGGCGGACGCATGGTGTTGCCGATCGGTTTGCGCGATCAGCAGGCCCTGGTGCGTGTGCATCGCACCGATGACGGCTACGAGCATGAGATGTTGGAGCGCGTCAGTTTTGTTCCTCTGCTCGGCGGAGTCATCTGA
- the surE gene encoding 5'/3'-nucleotidase SurE yields the protein MRILLSNDDGYQAPGLKALHDVMATIADTVVVAPDRDRSGASNSLTLEIPIRAATAENGFIRVDGTPTDCVHLAITGLLEQEPDMVVSGINAGANMGDDVLYSGTVAAATEGRFLGYPAIAVSMSSHTPQHFDTGARVAAMLVKRLCEQPIASDSILNVNVPDIPFDQLQGYAATRLGHRHKAEPVVKSEDPRGRPIYWVGPAGAEQDAGPGTDFYAVRNGFVSITPLQVDLTRHQALPDLAAWLEAGV from the coding sequence ATGCGAATTCTCCTCAGTAACGACGACGGCTATCAGGCACCGGGCCTGAAGGCACTGCACGATGTGATGGCGACGATCGCCGACACGGTGGTGGTCGCGCCGGACCGCGACCGCAGCGGTGCGAGCAACTCGCTGACGCTGGAGATACCGATTCGTGCTGCGACCGCGGAGAACGGTTTTATCCGGGTCGACGGCACGCCGACCGACTGCGTGCACCTGGCGATTACCGGATTGCTCGAACAGGAGCCGGACATGGTCGTCTCCGGCATCAATGCCGGCGCCAACATGGGTGACGACGTGCTCTACTCGGGTACCGTGGCGGCCGCGACCGAGGGACGGTTTCTGGGATATCCGGCGATCGCCGTGTCGATGTCGTCGCACACGCCGCAGCATTTCGATACCGGCGCTCGCGTGGCCGCCATGCTGGTGAAGCGTTTGTGCGAGCAGCCGATCGCGTCGGATTCGATTCTGAACGTGAACGTACCCGATATCCCGTTCGATCAGTTGCAGGGATATGCAGCGACCCGTCTGGGGCACCGCCACAAGGCAGAGCCGGTGGTGAAATCCGAAGACCCGCGCGGGCGACCGATCTACTGGGTGGGCCCAGCCGGCGCAGAGCAGGATGCCGGTCCCGGCACCGACTTCTACGCGGTGAGAAACGGCTTTGTCTCGATCACTCCCTTGCAGGTGGATCTGACCCGACACCAGGCGCTACCGGATCTTGCCGCCTGGTTGGAGGCCGGCGTATGA
- a CDS encoding Smr/MutS family protein has translation MILQTVHRLTLIYGWEPVSIDSMGDPPDTPENDDSDLFQTAMGDVEPITPEQVEPYRKKRRPEPLNLPVGDEQEDELADLAIETGEFLEFRRPGIQNRLFRDLQRGVIEPEGTLDLHGLRVHEAKPALVRFLNYHRDIGRRCVRIIHGKGRGSGQQPVLKQKTNQWLRQREDVLAFATAPRWDGGTGAVYVLLSGKFRRTD, from the coding sequence ATGATACTGCAAACCGTGCACCGCCTCACCTTGATCTATGGTTGGGAACCCGTTTCAATCGACAGCATGGGCGATCCACCTGACACCCCCGAAAACGACGACAGCGACCTGTTTCAGACCGCGATGGGCGACGTTGAGCCGATCACGCCGGAGCAGGTCGAGCCGTACCGTAAGAAACGTCGCCCCGAGCCGCTCAACCTGCCGGTGGGCGACGAACAGGAAGACGAACTCGCCGACCTGGCGATCGAAACCGGCGAGTTCCTCGAGTTCCGCCGCCCGGGCATCCAGAACCGCCTGTTCCGCGACCTGCAGCGCGGCGTGATCGAACCCGAAGGCACGCTCGATCTGCACGGGCTGCGCGTGCACGAGGCCAAGCCGGCCCTGGTGCGGTTTCTGAACTACCACCGCGACATCGGTCGACGTTGCGTGCGCATCATCCACGGCAAAGGTCGCGGATCCGGCCAGCAGCCCGTACTCAAGCAGAAAACCAACCAGTGGCTGCGGCAGCGCGAAGACGTGCTGGCGTTCGCCACCGCACCGCGCTGGGACGGCGGCACCGGGGCGGTCTACGTGCTGCTATCGGGCAAGTTTCGTCGCACCGATTGA
- a CDS encoding motility protein A, whose protein sequence is MLERYRIEALSLAVLTAVAIQVFAPGSGLIAIVSGFFLVLGGTLLTALMSHSGSSIKMLWQLVVDFRRQPKDLGDDEQSLQRFFHAANAFRRGEIRPAEVTARKIAEPVLRRGTQLVLDGFPREQISLALQRQIAEERDQLRHPVDMLRAMSNYAPAFGMLGTLLGLVQMLFGLGSGDLGSIGAATGFAMLTTVYGLVLSNLVFKPLASQLEQRGRRVINRRVAHLQAIMMLFDRQHAELIREMMDELNALQDMQKVSLQLQLAKAHA, encoded by the coding sequence ATGCTCGAACGTTACCGCATTGAAGCGCTTTCGCTGGCCGTGCTGACCGCGGTCGCCATTCAGGTTTTTGCCCCCGGCTCCGGCCTGATCGCGATCGTTTCGGGCTTTTTCCTGGTTCTTGGCGGCACATTGTTGACCGCGCTGATGAGCCACTCGGGCAGCTCGATCAAGATGCTGTGGCAACTGGTCGTGGATTTTCGCCGCCAGCCGAAGGACCTGGGCGACGACGAGCAAAGCCTGCAACGCTTCTTCCATGCGGCAAATGCTTTCCGCCGCGGCGAAATCCGGCCGGCCGAGGTCACCGCCCGCAAGATTGCCGAACCGGTGCTGCGACGCGGCACCCAACTCGTGCTCGACGGCTTTCCGCGCGAGCAAATCAGCCTGGCCCTGCAACGCCAGATCGCCGAAGAGCGCGACCAACTGCGCCACCCGGTCGACATGTTGCGCGCCATGAGCAACTACGCGCCGGCATTCGGCATGCTCGGCACCCTGCTCGGCCTGGTGCAGATGCTGTTCGGCCTGGGCTCGGGCGACCTGGGCAGTATCGGTGCGGCCACCGGATTCGCCATGCTGACCACCGTGTACGGCCTGGTGCTGTCGAACCTCGTGTTCAAGCCGCTTGCCAGCCAACTCGAACAACGCGGCCGCCGCGTGATCAACCGTCGCGTGGCCCATCTGCAGGCCATCATGATGCTGTTCGATCGCCAGCACGCCGAGCTGATCCGCGAGATGATGGATGAACTCAACGCGCTGCAGGATATGCAGAAGGTGTCGCTGCAACTGCAACTGGCGAAGGCACACGCCTGA
- a CDS encoding OmpA family protein, whose translation MSHFDAAIPSNGQSPLDALNWYSWDTEKSETSWLLTYVDVLSIILVVMVVLLGHTAIMQTELIETEPDKRLAVPVEPAKVTAPAKPKTVTRPLRIPPPLTIELPEDSASQPGFLTTAVNEPVTQIVEPPLATPAAPRETMSDLLATTALLDLQSPMWLPTPVAAPAALDEPLAPSAVAEAPADSAQTRLVNAIENTLGNEVRIIPQERGVSLEIAEVILFDSGKAELKPHATPVLQQIALSLKETVNAEISIEGHTDNRPIHHGRFASNWELAAARANQVTHFLLNAGLDADRVRSISYGDAKPIADNATAAGRAANRRVNLRVDFL comes from the coding sequence ATGTCGCATTTCGACGCAGCCATCCCGTCCAACGGCCAGTCGCCGCTGGACGCGCTCAACTGGTACTCCTGGGATACCGAGAAGTCGGAAACCAGTTGGCTGCTCACCTATGTCGACGTACTCAGCATCATCCTGGTGGTAATGGTGGTGCTGCTCGGGCACACCGCGATCATGCAAACCGAGTTGATCGAGACCGAACCCGACAAGCGCCTGGCCGTGCCGGTCGAACCTGCCAAGGTGACTGCACCGGCGAAGCCGAAAACCGTAACGCGCCCACTACGCATCCCGCCGCCGCTGACGATCGAGCTGCCTGAAGATTCAGCGTCGCAGCCCGGCTTTCTGACCACCGCGGTGAACGAGCCGGTGACACAGATCGTCGAACCGCCGCTGGCCACGCCAGCAGCACCCCGCGAAACCATGTCGGACTTGCTGGCAACCACTGCCCTGCTCGATCTGCAATCGCCGATGTGGCTGCCCACCCCCGTAGCGGCGCCGGCGGCGCTCGACGAGCCACTGGCCCCATCGGCCGTAGCAGAGGCACCCGCCGACTCGGCCCAGACCCGCCTGGTCAATGCGATCGAAAACACCCTCGGCAACGAAGTCAGAATCATCCCGCAGGAACGCGGCGTTTCGCTGGAAATCGCCGAGGTGATCCTGTTCGACTCCGGCAAGGCCGAGCTGAAACCGCACGCCACACCCGTGCTGCAACAGATCGCGCTGTCGTTGAAAGAGACGGTCAACGCCGAGATCTCGATCGAAGGCCACACCGACAACCGTCCGATCCACCACGGTCGTTTCGCATCGAACTGGGAGCTGGCCGCGGCACGCGCGAATCAGGTTACGCACTTCCTGTTGAACGCCGGCCTGGATGCCGATCGTGTACGCTCGATCAGCTATGGCGATGCCAAGCCGATCGCCGACAACGCCACCGCGGCAGGTCGCGCCGCCAACCGCCGCGTAAATCTGCGCGTTGACTTTCTGTGA
- the truD gene encoding tRNA pseudouridine(13) synthase TruD: protein MDETVFSADPTRDLPYALGGPVVTGVLRQTPEDFIVVEELGYGPSGDGEHEFLTVRKRERNTHEVARELAKLAGVGQVAVGYAGLKDRNAVTTQHFTVQLPGREAPDWRSIEDDSLQILDAQRHNRKIRRGSLRGNRFEITVHSVGGDRDLAEQRLRQIGESGVPNYFGTQRFGREGQNLARADALFAGRGRKPKREQRSLLLSAARSQLFNQVLAARVAAGTWDAAMDGDVLLLAGAMRQFMHDPDDASIAERIAVRDIHPSGPLCGRSSRALLPAGEVLLLEQQALADWQHWIDGLQRFGLDADRRALRLVVDDLTWRWQDDALALSFGLTSGAYATSVLRELVSEPQRAASIS, encoded by the coding sequence ATGGACGAGACTGTTTTCTCTGCTGACCCGACACGCGATCTGCCGTACGCCTTGGGCGGTCCGGTAGTGACCGGCGTGCTACGCCAAACCCCCGAAGATTTCATCGTTGTCGAAGAGCTCGGCTATGGTCCGTCGGGTGACGGCGAGCACGAGTTTCTCACCGTGCGCAAACGCGAACGCAACACGCACGAGGTGGCGCGCGAGTTGGCCAAGCTGGCCGGTGTCGGCCAAGTCGCCGTGGGCTATGCCGGTCTGAAAGATCGCAATGCGGTGACGACACAACACTTCACCGTGCAACTCCCCGGTCGCGAGGCGCCTGATTGGCGTTCGATCGAGGATGACTCGCTGCAGATCCTCGATGCGCAGCGTCACAATCGCAAGATCCGCCGCGGCTCGCTGCGCGGCAACCGTTTCGAGATCACCGTGCATTCGGTTGGCGGGGATCGCGATCTGGCGGAACAACGGCTGCGGCAGATTGGTGAGAGCGGTGTGCCGAACTACTTCGGTACGCAGCGCTTTGGCCGCGAAGGACAGAACCTGGCCCGCGCGGATGCGCTGTTTGCCGGACGTGGGCGCAAACCGAAGCGCGAACAGCGCAGCCTGCTGTTGTCCGCGGCGCGTTCGCAGCTGTTCAACCAGGTGCTTGCAGCGCGTGTTGCGGCCGGCACTTGGGATGCAGCGATGGATGGTGACGTGTTGCTGTTGGCCGGTGCGATGCGCCAGTTCATGCACGATCCCGACGATGCATCGATCGCGGAGCGGATAGCGGTTCGCGATATCCATCCAAGTGGTCCGCTGTGCGGTCGTTCGAGTCGCGCCTTGCTACCCGCTGGAGAAGTGCTGCTGCTGGAGCAACAGGCGCTGGCCGACTGGCAGCATTGGATCGATGGACTGCAGCGGTTCGGTCTCGACGCAGACCGTCGCGCGCTACGCCTGGTCGTCGACGATCTGACGTGGCGATGGCAGGACGACGCCTTGGCCCTCAGCTTCGGCCTGACCTCGGGTGCCTATGCGACATCGGTGTTGCGCGAGTTGGTCAGCGAGCCACAGCGCGCAGCGTCGATCAGCTAG
- the ispF gene encoding 2-C-methyl-D-erythritol 2,4-cyclodiphosphate synthase — MRVGHGYDAHRFGVGDFVTIGGVRIDHDKGLEAHSDGDVLIHAVCDALLGAAALGDIGKHFPDSDDAYRGIDSRVLLRRVRDALAERGWRVGNLDSTIVAQAPRMGPHIATMREHLAQDMGVALDAVNVKATTTERMGFTGREEGIAAHAVVLLLKI; from the coding sequence ATGCGGGTTGGTCACGGTTATGATGCTCATCGGTTCGGTGTGGGCGACTTCGTTACGATCGGCGGTGTCAGAATCGATCACGACAAAGGGCTGGAGGCACATTCGGACGGCGATGTGCTGATACATGCCGTATGCGACGCGTTGTTGGGTGCTGCGGCGCTGGGCGATATCGGCAAGCATTTCCCCGACAGTGACGATGCCTATCGTGGCATCGACAGCCGCGTGCTGTTGCGCCGCGTGCGCGATGCCTTGGCCGAGCGCGGTTGGCGCGTCGGTAACCTCGACAGCACGATCGTTGCGCAGGCGCCACGCATGGGACCGCATATCGCCACGATGCGCGAGCATCTGGCCCAAGACATGGGCGTTGCGCTCGATGCCGTCAACGTCAAGGCGACCACCACCGAACGCATGGGGTTTACCGGGCGTGAGGAGGGCATCGCCGCACACGCCGTGGTGCTGCTGCTCAAAATCTGA
- a CDS encoding TatD family hydrolase has product MPIFDTHCHIDVEDFDADRAEVLRAARAAGVQDMLVPGVQRSTWPSLIALCEGDPHLHLALGMHPVYLQQHQDTDIPALVEAVERHQPIAIGEIGLDWYVDGLDRNKQQALLERQLQVAQDAGLPVVLHVRKAHDAMLNTLKRYRLTGGFSHAFNGSLEQARRYLDMGFCLGFGGMLTYERSSRLRRLATELPVEAIVLETDAPDMTVASHQYERNSPAYLPDVLKTLAELKQMSEDEVAAQTTANAKQILGLI; this is encoded by the coding sequence ATGCCGATCTTCGATACCCATTGCCATATCGATGTAGAAGACTTCGACGCCGATCGCGCCGAGGTGTTGCGCGCGGCACGCGCTGCGGGGGTGCAAGACATGCTGGTGCCGGGCGTACAGCGTTCGACGTGGCCTTCGCTGATCGCTTTGTGCGAGGGTGATCCGCATCTCCACCTGGCGCTGGGCATGCACCCGGTCTACTTGCAACAGCATCAGGATACGGACATCCCGGCACTGGTCGAGGCCGTGGAGCGGCATCAACCGATCGCCATTGGCGAGATCGGCCTTGACTGGTATGTCGACGGCCTTGATCGCAACAAACAGCAGGCACTGTTGGAGCGACAACTACAGGTTGCACAGGATGCCGGGCTGCCCGTGGTGCTGCATGTGCGTAAGGCGCACGATGCAATGCTGAACACGCTCAAGCGCTATCGTCTGACAGGCGGTTTCAGCCATGCCTTCAACGGCAGCCTCGAACAGGCACGGCGTTATCTGGACATGGGTTTTTGCCTGGGCTTCGGCGGCATGCTGACCTACGAACGTTCATCGCGCCTGCGCCGGCTCGCCACCGAGTTGCCAGTCGAGGCCATCGTGCTCGAAACCGATGCCCCCGATATGACGGTCGCGTCGCACCAGTACGAACGCAACAGCCCCGCTTACCTTCCCGACGTCTTAAAAACCTTGGCCGAGCTTAAGCAGATGAGCGAGGACGAGGTTGCCGCGCAGACGACAGCCAATGCCAAGCAAATACTGGGATTGATCTGA
- the ispD gene encoding 2-C-methyl-D-erythritol 4-phosphate cytidylyltransferase — protein sequence MSAPSFWCIVPAAGVGRRMGSKVPKQYLDLNGRSVIDYTIERLLLHPMVDGLYVALSEEDGWWDDSEFAGHPDLVRVTGGTERCFSVLNALAALEPRAAADDWVLVHDAARPCVRRHDIDHLVSMVRDQEIGGLLGMPVRDTMKRTDSADRILNTVERTHLWHAFTPQMFRFGTLFDAMRGALEAGVLVTDEASAIEWAGHQPIMVECSADNIKITRPEDLPLAAYYLERQRDGKPW from the coding sequence GTGAGCGCACCGTCGTTTTGGTGCATCGTGCCGGCGGCCGGCGTCGGTCGTCGCATGGGCAGCAAGGTCCCCAAGCAGTATCTCGACCTCAACGGTCGCAGCGTGATCGATTACACCATCGAACGCCTGTTGCTGCATCCCATGGTCGATGGCCTGTATGTGGCGCTTAGCGAAGAAGACGGCTGGTGGGACGACAGCGAGTTTGCCGGCCATCCGGACCTGGTGCGGGTTACCGGCGGTACCGAGCGTTGTTTCTCCGTGTTGAACGCGCTGGCGGCGCTCGAACCGCGTGCTGCGGCCGACGACTGGGTGCTGGTGCATGATGCGGCGCGGCCCTGCGTTCGCCGACACGACATCGATCATCTCGTTTCCATGGTGCGCGATCAGGAGATCGGCGGGCTGCTGGGTATGCCGGTGCGCGATACGATGAAACGTACCGACTCGGCCGATCGCATTCTCAACACCGTTGAACGCACCCACCTGTGGCATGCCTTCACACCGCAAATGTTTCGCTTCGGCACCTTGTTCGATGCGATGCGCGGCGCGCTCGAAGCCGGCGTGTTGGTGACCGACGAGGCGAGTGCCATCGAGTGGGCCGGTCACCAACCGATCATGGTCGAGTGCTCGGCCGACAACATCAAGATCACGCGTCCTGAAGATCTGCCGTTGGCCGCTTATTATCTTGAGCGCCAACGCGACGGCAAACCCTGGTAG
- the ftsB gene encoding cell division protein FtsB — MSWKLQVAVGVLLLVLLGLQYRLWVGEGSLAEVAMLKRQIADQRAELEDLQERNATLQAEVDDLKEGLAAIEARARSELGLIRKDETYFQLVPPESRKP, encoded by the coding sequence GTGAGCTGGAAGCTTCAGGTAGCGGTTGGCGTTCTGCTGCTGGTGCTGCTGGGATTGCAGTACCGGCTGTGGGTCGGTGAGGGTAGCCTCGCCGAGGTTGCGATGCTGAAGCGCCAGATCGCCGACCAGCGCGCGGAACTCGAAGATCTTCAAGAACGTAACGCGACGCTCCAGGCCGAGGTCGATGACCTCAAAGAAGGCCTGGCAGCGATCGAGGCGCGAGCGCGCAGCGAGCTCGGCTTGATCCGCAAAGACGAGACCTACTTTCAGTTGGTTCCGCCCGAGAGCCGCAAGCCGTGA